A section of the Bacteroidota bacterium genome encodes:
- a CDS encoding SpoIIE family protein phosphatase: MLVLIIAISSCTNNTKKQHQKVDLIAPDTVLAESPTTIYLKDVPLPSEIDLTNSAQEYYTALNGRFEETVFISPPKTNNKGFNGLFKSFTIEDGLPVDMIFTSYADSKGNIWFGTSGGGLSCYNGKQFTNFNASNGLAGNQIISILEDSKKNIWAGTYGSGLYKYNGKTFMCFNENNGLPNNYITAICEDSNGNLWLGTIEKGVIFYDGKTFKNYTIKEGLPSNFILSITEDYTKKIWIGTEKGIATFSNEKININSKLKFLSTSKIRCLYQDNENTMWIGTSGAGLIACKGDSTKTYSVNDGIPSNIIFTISKDKNSGLWLGTPLGASFLKDNKFTNYTTNEGLPENEIRSICSDLSGNVWLSTIGTGVACFYGTSFTNFNQAHGLSESIITAIESDSNKHIWLGTYGGGLIQSTDTAFIVYGKNQGVPHSVVHAVKRTKDHKIWIGTENGLSCFYNNKFTNYTTTQGLPYKIITSIEEDKFGNLWLGFQEGGLSYFDHSKFENYSTKEGLLSNKIKNLYVDTKNRIWISYSENLSCFDKNKFINYTSKQGLSNNKCRDIVEDKFGNVWISTYGGGINRFDGTSFLNLTTKNNLSSNSVFQLEIDSSGLLIVAGNEGIDIISGFKTPNHNTIPIENNYKNDKLKNLDFQLESFNSSTGFPFRDIMMSQRTVKNVNKNTTLIASGSSKTGLIQFNLNELNRNKNALQTVIHSIKINNRSLPWSTLSTSISNSDSSIITENTIQEGMLFGTFLKEVEVDSMKQLYQSIKFDSLSNFYYQPQNLILPYHYNDITIEFTAIEPAKPFAVNYQWMLDGQDDNWQPVSKETKVHYGNLREGAYTFKLKCQSPDGIWSEPISYRFKVQPPFYRTWWAYLFYSALAGSSFILIYRWRTRALLEEKKELEKIVKERTIQVVKQMEMVEEQKELIEKQKEEVEAQHELIEEKNKEITSSINYALRIQHSILPPEDRLKQIFSEYFIVYKPRDIVSGDFYWAEITDNNFFFSVADCTGHGIPGAFMSLLNISLMNEAVLSKGYTSPSEIFGFVRKILNIFSERQQNKDGMDAVLCVLDKSKKTLQFSCANNTLWLVRNNELIEYDSDNMPVGKYYVDAPFMVHTLQLQDGDTIYLTTDGYPDQFGGEKGKKFKSKALKELLVKISPLPLLEQQNILDKAFEDWKKGYDQVDDVCLMGIRI, from the coding sequence TTGCTGGTTCTTATAATTGCAATTTCATCCTGTACAAACAACACAAAAAAGCAGCACCAAAAGGTTGATTTAATTGCACCGGATACAGTTTTAGCTGAATCCCCTACAACCATTTATTTAAAAGATGTTCCGTTACCTTCAGAAATAGATTTAACGAATTCCGCGCAAGAATATTATACAGCTTTAAACGGAAGATTTGAAGAGACCGTATTTATATCTCCTCCAAAAACAAACAATAAAGGTTTTAATGGTTTATTTAAATCCTTCACGATAGAAGATGGACTTCCTGTTGATATGATATTCACTTCGTATGCAGATAGTAAAGGAAACATCTGGTTCGGTACATCTGGCGGTGGATTAAGTTGCTACAACGGAAAACAGTTTACAAATTTCAATGCCAGTAACGGATTAGCGGGAAATCAAATTATTTCCATTTTAGAGGATAGTAAAAAAAATATTTGGGCGGGAACATACGGAAGCGGGCTATATAAGTACAACGGAAAAACATTCATGTGCTTCAATGAAAATAATGGCTTACCCAATAATTACATTACAGCTATATGCGAAGATAGTAATGGAAATTTATGGTTGGGGACAATTGAGAAAGGAGTGATTTTTTATGATGGAAAAACATTTAAAAATTATACAATTAAAGAAGGTCTTCCCAGTAACTTTATTTTATCTATTACTGAAGACTATACCAAAAAAATATGGATAGGCACAGAAAAAGGTATTGCGACCTTTAGTAACGAAAAGATTAACATAAATAGCAAATTAAAATTCTTATCAACTAGTAAAATAAGATGTCTCTACCAAGACAATGAAAACACCATGTGGATTGGCACCTCAGGAGCAGGGTTAATTGCATGCAAGGGAGATTCTACAAAAACATACTCTGTAAACGATGGAATACCTAGCAATATCATATTTACTATTTCTAAAGATAAAAATTCCGGGTTATGGCTTGGAACACCCTTAGGAGCTAGCTTTTTAAAAGATAATAAATTCACAAACTATACAACAAACGAGGGACTTCCAGAGAATGAAATAAGAAGCATTTGTTCCGATCTATCTGGTAATGTCTGGCTATCAACAATTGGAACGGGAGTGGCTTGCTTTTATGGAACCTCATTTACTAATTTTAATCAAGCTCATGGACTATCAGAGAGTATTATAACCGCTATAGAATCTGACTCTAATAAACATATTTGGCTTGGAACCTACGGTGGTGGTTTGATACAATCAACAGATACAGCATTCATTGTATATGGGAAAAACCAAGGTGTACCGCACAGTGTTGTTCATGCTGTAAAACGAACCAAAGATCATAAAATATGGATAGGTACAGAAAATGGATTAAGTTGCTTTTACAATAATAAATTTACTAATTACACTACAACCCAAGGACTGCCTTATAAAATAATCACTTCTATTGAAGAAGATAAATTTGGAAACTTATGGTTGGGATTTCAAGAAGGAGGGTTAAGTTATTTTGACCATTCAAAATTCGAAAATTACAGCACAAAAGAAGGACTGTTAAGTAATAAAATTAAAAACCTATACGTAGATACTAAAAACAGAATATGGATAAGTTATAGTGAGAATCTGAGTTGTTTTGATAAAAATAAATTTATAAACTATACATCTAAGCAAGGCTTATCTAACAACAAATGTAGAGATATTGTAGAAGATAAATTTGGCAATGTATGGATATCAACATATGGTGGTGGGATTAATCGATTTGACGGAACCAGCTTTTTAAATTTAACCACAAAAAATAATTTATCTAGTAATTCAGTTTTTCAACTTGAAATAGATTCATCAGGCCTGCTTATTGTTGCCGGGAATGAAGGTATTGATATTATTAGTGGCTTTAAAACTCCTAATCACAATACAATTCCTATTGAGAATAATTACAAAAATGACAAACTAAAAAACCTCGATTTTCAATTAGAATCGTTCAATTCATCTACAGGCTTTCCTTTTAGAGATATAATGATGAGCCAACGAACAGTAAAAAACGTAAATAAAAATACAACCTTGATAGCAAGTGGTTCTTCTAAAACAGGCTTGATACAATTTAATTTAAACGAACTAAATAGAAACAAAAATGCGTTGCAAACCGTTATACATAGCATTAAAATAAATAACAGATCGTTACCGTGGAGCACTTTATCTACAAGCATTTCAAATAGCGACAGCTCTATAATTACTGAAAATACTATTCAAGAAGGAATGCTATTCGGTACTTTTCTAAAAGAAGTAGAAGTTGATTCTATGAAACAATTGTACCAATCAATTAAATTTGATAGCCTAAGCAACTTTTATTACCAACCTCAAAATCTAATACTACCTTATCATTACAACGATATAACCATCGAATTCACTGCAATAGAACCTGCAAAACCGTTTGCCGTAAATTACCAATGGATGCTAGATGGGCAAGACGATAATTGGCAACCTGTTTCAAAAGAAACCAAAGTACATTACGGAAATTTAAGAGAAGGTGCTTATACGTTTAAACTCAAGTGTCAAAGCCCTGATGGTATTTGGAGTGAGCCTATTTCCTACCGTTTCAAAGTACAGCCACCTTTTTACAGAACGTGGTGGGCTTACTTGTTTTATTCTGCGCTAGCAGGCAGTTCTTTCATCTTAATTTATAGATGGCGAACAAGAGCCCTGTTGGAAGAGAAAAAAGAATTAGAAAAAATTGTAAAAGAACGCACGATACAGGTTGTTAAGCAAATGGAAATGGTTGAAGAACAAAAAGAATTAATTGAAAAACAAAAAGAAGAAGTTGAAGCACAGCATGAATTAATCGAAGAAAAAAACAAAGAAATAACGAGCTCCATTAATTATGCACTTCGCATACAGCACTCCATATTGCCTCCGGAAGATAGATTAAAACAAATTTTTTCCGAATATTTTATTGTTTACAAACCAAGAGATATTGTAAGTGGCGATTTTTATTGGGCCGAAATTACAGATAATAATTTTTTCTTTTCGGTAGCTGATTGCACCGGACATGGCATACCGGGTGCTTTTATGAGTTTGCTAAACATATCCTTAATGAATGAAGCGGTATTAAGCAAAGGCTACACCTCTCCTTCCGAAATATTTGGATTTGTGCGAAAAATACTAAACATATTTAGTGAACGTCAACAAAACAAAGATGGAATGGATGCCGTTTTATGTGTTTTAGACAAGTCTAAAAAAACATTACAATTTTCATGTGCCAATAATACACTATGGTTAGTCAGAAATAATGAGTTAATCGAATACGATTCCGACAACATGCCTGTTGGTAAATATTATGTTGACGCTCCATTTATGGTACACACACTGCAGTTGCAAGATGGAGATACAATCTACCTTACCACCGATGGATACCCGGATCAATTTGGAGGTGAGAAAGGAAAAAAATTCAAATCTAAAGCCCTAAAAGAGTTATTAGTGAAAATATCTCCACTTCCATTACTAGAACAACAAAATATTTTAGACAAAGCATTTGAAGATTGGAAAAAAGGATACGACCAAGTAGATGATGTGTGCCTAATGGGAATTAGAATTTAG
- a CDS encoding ZIP family metal transporter, protein MQPIIDFLTSINPIWAALLATTFTWFLTALGASLVFFFKTMDRKILDPLLGFTGGVMIAASFWSLLAPAIEMSEGKSLPAWFPPAVGFLAGALFLYGLDKVLPHLHINFKESEKEGVKTDWHHTILLVLAITLHNIPEGLAVGVAFGAVAHNLPHADIGAAIALAIGIGLQNFPEGIAVAMPLRRQGVSRAKSFWWGQLSAIVEPVAGVIGAIAVLYAQPILPYALSFAAGAMIYVVVEEVIPETQRDKYTDRSTLGLIIGFIIMMALDVGLG, encoded by the coding sequence ATGCAACCTATCATAGATTTTCTTACAAGCATTAATCCTATTTGGGCAGCTTTGCTTGCAACCACATTTACTTGGTTTTTAACGGCACTCGGAGCCTCTCTTGTGTTTTTCTTTAAAACAATGGACAGAAAAATACTCGATCCTCTTTTAGGATTTACGGGAGGAGTAATGATTGCAGCCAGCTTTTGGTCATTGTTAGCGCCTGCAATCGAAATGTCAGAAGGCAAATCATTGCCGGCCTGGTTTCCACCTGCGGTAGGCTTTTTGGCTGGAGCACTTTTTTTGTATGGATTAGATAAAGTACTACCTCATTTACATATTAACTTTAAAGAATCGGAAAAAGAAGGAGTTAAAACAGATTGGCATCATACCATTTTGCTTGTTTTGGCAATAACTTTACACAACATTCCCGAAGGATTGGCAGTAGGCGTTGCTTTTGGAGCAGTAGCACATAACTTGCCACATGCCGATATTGGAGCTGCAATTGCACTAGCAATCGGTATTGGTTTGCAAAATTTCCCGGAAGGTATTGCTGTAGCTATGCCTCTTAGAAGACAAGGGGTGAGTCGTGCAAAAAGCTTTTGGTGGGGACAATTGTCTGCCATTGTTGAGCCAGTAGCTGGAGTAATTGGTGCCATTGCTGTTTTATACGCACAACCAATATTGCCCTATGCGCTTTCATTTGCAGCAGGCGCTATGATATACGTAGTAGTGGAAGAAGTAATACCCGAAACTCAACGAGATAAATATACAGATCGATCTACCCTAGGCTTAATTATTGGATTCATTATTATGATGGCTTTAGATGTTGGATTAGGCTAA
- a CDS encoding metal-dependent transcriptional regulator, which translates to MHSNTEENYLKAIYKLAELNDHLAVSTNSIANQVKTKAASVSDMLKRLHNKKLINYEKYKGVTLSAKGKKEALHIIRKHRLWELFLVEKLSFAWDEVHEVAEQLEHIHSDELVDKLDKFLGYPKFDPHGDPIPDKNGIMHTRKTKLLSEIKTNIKCVVTGVIDHTSTFLKYLDKIKIKIGDEIKVTEINEYDNSLHIILKKQNSLYISNTIAKNIIVELE; encoded by the coding sequence ATGCATTCCAATACCGAAGAAAACTATTTAAAGGCTATTTACAAACTAGCCGAACTAAATGACCATTTAGCAGTAAGCACCAACTCTATTGCCAATCAAGTTAAAACAAAGGCTGCGTCAGTGAGTGATATGCTTAAACGACTACACAACAAAAAGCTTATCAATTACGAAAAATACAAAGGTGTAACACTATCTGCAAAAGGGAAAAAAGAGGCTCTTCATATTATTCGCAAACACCGTTTGTGGGAACTATTCTTAGTAGAAAAACTTTCCTTTGCATGGGATGAAGTTCATGAAGTAGCTGAGCAATTAGAGCATATACACTCAGACGAATTAGTAGATAAGCTAGATAAATTTTTAGGGTACCCTAAATTTGACCCTCATGGAGATCCTATTCCAGACAAAAACGGCATAATGCACACCCGAAAAACAAAATTGTTATCAGAGATTAAAACAAACATCAAATGCGTTGTTACAGGGGTAATTGACCACACCTCTACTTTCTTAAAGTATCTCGATAAAATTAAAATCAAAATTGGTGACGAAATAAAAGTTACAGAAATAAACGAGTACGACAACTCATTACACATTATACTAAAAAAGCAAAACTCGCTTTACATAAGTAATACTATTGCTAAAAACATTATTGTAGAGTTAGAATAA
- a CDS encoding TonB-dependent receptor plug domain-containing protein — translation MKTVFFLVFVLIYLPSNVLGQVVSGVVRSSSGTVPFVTVGIKGAQLGTVSDENGKFSLKTPRYGRYTILAKCVGFEDNEVKVTIDSIKQNSVVIVLKEFTNALNEVVVSGTLQEISKNESPISVDVITPKLFQKNPTSSLFDAMQMVNGVIPQINCNVCSTGDIHINGMEGPYTMVTIDGMPIVSGLATVYGLSGIPNSLVNRVEVVKGPASTLYGSEAVAGVINVITKSPNTAPNVSVESWMSSQLESNTDVGVKYKYKNIEGLLGVNYFNLSNRVDVNKDGFTDITLQNRISVFNKLSFVRKNNYAATVAIRYIYEDRFGGELNWNKSFRGTDSIYGESIYTNRIEVLGNYQLPITKWNSFLQYSFTAHKQNSFYGFVPYMANQNIAFLQSLNDRKVGSNGKILLGFPMRFTFYDDNTVATQRNLDSSKFSNNPQRIFMPGVFIQYEHKVKSTTILVGSRIDYNSVHGLIVSPRLALKQKLNDVNTLRVSVGNGFRVVNVFTEDHAALTGSRQVVIKENLSPEKSWNANLNYTSTFVLKSGYLNLDAGLFYTYFANKIVPDYFTDANKIIYANLDGYGISNGANFSIDWSMTNGFKCLLGATIMKSYLMQADSTNSLVRFNQLFTPLVSGNFTISYTFKSLGVTVDYTGIVKSPMRLPLLPNDFRPEESPWHTIQNIQFTKKLTSKFEIFAGLKNIFNFIPKHPIIRPFDPFDKYVSIDNPNNYTFDPTYNYAPIQGIRGFGGFRYNLYK, via the coding sequence ATGAAAACGGTATTCTTTTTAGTATTTGTGTTGATTTATCTTCCTAGTAATGTGTTGGGCCAAGTTGTGTCAGGTGTAGTTCGTTCCAGTAGTGGCACAGTTCCATTTGTCACTGTAGGAATAAAAGGTGCGCAGTTGGGGACTGTAAGTGATGAAAATGGTAAGTTTTCATTAAAAACGCCTCGTTATGGTAGATATACTATTTTGGCAAAATGCGTTGGTTTTGAGGATAACGAAGTGAAAGTTACTATTGATTCTATTAAGCAGAATTCCGTTGTAATAGTTTTGAAGGAATTTACAAATGCCTTGAATGAGGTAGTTGTGTCCGGTACGCTGCAAGAAATATCAAAAAATGAATCACCTATTTCAGTTGATGTAATTACTCCTAAATTATTTCAAAAAAATCCTACCTCTAGTTTATTTGATGCTATGCAAATGGTAAATGGAGTAATACCTCAAATAAACTGCAATGTGTGCAGTACAGGAGATATTCATATAAATGGTATGGAAGGTCCTTATACGATGGTTACAATTGATGGAATGCCAATTGTTAGCGGATTGGCTACAGTATATGGATTAAGCGGTATTCCTAATAGTTTGGTTAATAGAGTAGAGGTGGTTAAAGGTCCGGCTTCTACCTTGTATGGATCGGAAGCTGTTGCAGGTGTAATTAATGTTATTACCAAAAGTCCTAACACTGCTCCAAACGTAAGTGTTGAGTCATGGATGTCTTCTCAGCTTGAAAGTAATACAGATGTAGGGGTTAAGTACAAGTACAAAAACATAGAAGGTTTACTGGGTGTGAATTATTTTAATCTATCGAATAGGGTAGATGTAAATAAGGATGGATTTACAGATATAACACTACAAAATAGAATTTCTGTTTTTAATAAATTGTCGTTTGTAAGAAAGAATAACTATGCTGCAACTGTTGCTATTAGATATATTTACGAAGATAGGTTTGGTGGAGAGTTAAACTGGAACAAATCTTTTAGGGGCACGGATAGTATTTATGGAGAGTCTATTTATACCAATAGGATAGAGGTATTGGGAAATTATCAGTTGCCAATTACTAAGTGGAATAGTTTTCTTCAATATTCGTTTACGGCTCACAAACAAAATTCTTTTTATGGTTTTGTGCCCTATATGGCAAATCAAAACATAGCTTTTTTGCAGTCGTTGAACGATAGAAAAGTTGGTAGCAATGGAAAGATATTGCTTGGTTTTCCTATGCGTTTTACTTTTTATGATGATAATACTGTTGCAACACAACGTAATTTAGACTCGTCTAAATTTTCAAATAATCCGCAACGAATTTTTATGCCTGGTGTATTTATACAGTATGAGCATAAAGTAAAATCAACTACTATACTTGTTGGTAGCAGAATTGATTATAATTCAGTACATGGGCTAATTGTTTCACCTCGATTGGCCCTCAAGCAAAAGTTGAATGATGTAAATACGTTAAGAGTTTCTGTTGGAAATGGATTTAGAGTAGTAAACGTATTTACCGAAGATCATGCAGCCCTTACAGGTTCTAGGCAAGTGGTGATAAAGGAAAATTTGAGTCCTGAGAAATCATGGAATGCAAATTTAAATTACACATCCACTTTTGTCTTGAAGTCTGGTTATTTGAATTTAGATGCAGGTTTGTTTTATACCTATTTTGCTAATAAGATAGTTCCCGATTATTTTACAGATGCCAATAAAATTATTTATGCTAACCTAGACGGGTATGGTATTTCTAATGGAGCTAATTTTTCTATTGATTGGAGTATGACCAATGGATTTAAGTGTTTGTTGGGCGCCACTATTATGAAATCTTACTTGATGCAAGCAGATTCTACCAATTCTTTAGTGCGTTTTAATCAATTATTTACTCCTCTTGTTTCCGGAAATTTTACAATTAGTTATACTTTTAAATCACTTGGCGTTACTGTTGATTATACAGGTATTGTAAAAAGTCCAATGCGCTTACCTTTATTGCCAAATGATTTCAGACCGGAAGAGTCTCCTTGGCACACTATTCAAAACATTCAGTTTACAAAGAAACTAACTAGTAAATTTGAAATTTTTGCTGGGCTTAAAAATATTTTCAATTTTATTCCAAAACATCCTATCATTCGACCATTCGATCCATTTGATAAATATGTTAGTATAGATAATCCTAATAATTACACTTTTGACCCAACCTACAATTATGCTCCAATTCAAGGAATTAGAGGCTTTGGAGGGTTTAGGTATAATTTATATAAGTAG
- a CDS encoding efflux RND transporter periplasmic adaptor subunit: MKTIISKYKYTVIVVISALFIACEKKAIPTEETTPTQQESDIVELTEEQYKNADIKIDTFEMKSISGTIKANGILDVPPQNLVSISAPIEGFLKTTELLQGMKVTKGQVIAVLQNMEYIQLQQDYKDAQSQLEFLESEYKRQEELGKENINSKKIALQAKTQYQSMLAKWSGLKSKLSLLNINPEQIKTGEFQSTITLTAPINGYVTQVNVNIGMYVTPADIMFKIVDTEHLHAEITVFEKDVMKLKIGQKVRFTLANETKERLATVYLIGREIGEDRTVRVHCHLDKEDKELLPGMYLKAYIETNQQNVTALPERAIINFEDKNYIFVCQPKENKNMYRFKMTTISTGITESGYTEVILPQTLNKDSKIATNGAYHLLSKIKNSEAE, encoded by the coding sequence ATGAAAACAATAATTAGCAAATATAAATACACAGTAATAGTTGTTATAAGCGCACTATTTATAGCATGTGAAAAAAAAGCGATTCCTACAGAAGAAACAACTCCCACCCAACAAGAAAGTGACATAGTGGAATTGACAGAAGAACAATACAAAAATGCAGACATAAAAATCGATACTTTTGAAATGAAATCAATTAGCGGAACCATTAAAGCAAATGGAATACTGGATGTACCACCACAAAATTTAGTTAGTATTTCCGCTCCAATAGAAGGCTTCTTAAAAACCACCGAACTGTTGCAAGGAATGAAAGTAACAAAAGGGCAAGTAATTGCCGTACTTCAAAACATGGAATACATTCAGCTACAGCAGGATTATAAAGATGCACAAAGTCAATTGGAATTTTTAGAATCAGAATACAAAAGACAAGAAGAATTAGGAAAAGAAAACATCAACTCAAAAAAAATAGCGCTACAAGCAAAAACACAATACCAAAGCATGCTTGCAAAATGGAGTGGATTAAAATCAAAGCTTTCATTACTAAATATAAATCCCGAACAAATCAAAACAGGAGAATTTCAAAGTACGATAACCCTTACAGCTCCAATAAACGGATATGTTACACAAGTAAATGTAAATATTGGAATGTATGTTACGCCAGCAGATATTATGTTTAAAATTGTAGATACAGAACACCTACATGCAGAAATAACAGTATTTGAAAAAGATGTTATGAAGTTAAAAATTGGACAAAAAGTACGCTTTACCTTGGCCAACGAAACGAAAGAACGCCTTGCAACTGTTTATCTAATTGGAAGGGAAATTGGAGAAGATAGAACTGTTCGTGTTCATTGTCACTTAGATAAAGAAGACAAGGAACTATTACCAGGTATGTATTTAAAAGCGTATATCGAAACCAACCAGCAAAATGTAACTGCTTTACCAGAAAGAGCTATTATAAATTTTGAAGACAAAAATTACATTTTTGTATGCCAACCAAAGGAAAATAAAAATATGTATCGTTTTAAAATGACTACAATTTCTACTGGTATAACTGAATCAGGATACACAGAAGTAATTCTTCCTCAAACATTAAATAAAGACAGCAAAATAGCAACAAATGGAGCGTATCATCTGCTCTCAAAAATCAAAAATAGTGAAGCAGAATAA